From one Solanum stenotomum isolate F172 chromosome 12, ASM1918654v1, whole genome shotgun sequence genomic stretch:
- the LOC125848610 gene encoding ankyrin repeat-containing protein ITN1-like, whose translation MESKPSHEIEPVSQHCDDNEQFGSRGGRDIENQLPDPALVPNERKMNDEDNVYRILALAAMKDKWSVAEVILRKDPSLVRQKITEFGETLLQIATLAGSTGFVLKLMTLMEPDDFELKTNDGDTAFNFAVNTGFIEIVKAMRERNSNLPNIHGMDPAGRAIFPIGAAAIYGHKAMVSYLFEVTNLDMLNQTERLSLLEITTYNEMYDVALKIFNKERKLTTQMLQGNLNVFNILSQKSLVISNQQGKLKRSIEGPYNSPLLVVLKLLSFSGERYTLKKQGGLLLEELWAECERSGENKLLELVRREKLLQFAVTAGNVEFLAVVIHNHPRLIWNFYREWSIFHYAVFHRQEKVFSLIHQTGGMKNFFLQKNDTNDNNMLHLAGRLGYSNLHDKEKIVPSSFLRDSGAALQMQKEILWFKEVEKLLPPSLQKRKNKAGKTPREVFTEDHNLLLKEGERWMKDTANSCMIVATLIATMVFAAGFTVPGGNNSDTGIPILLEFNGFRVFVISDAVALFSSILSIIMFLSILTSRYAEDDFLVSLPAKLLFRLTTLFVLIVSMLLAITTAFFLVYSNHTDWEPKLIAACAGIPVALFGCFQYKLWFDVAKSTYWSKFLFRPGKYKLY comes from the exons ATGGAGAGCAAGCCTTCCCATGAAATTGAACCAGTTTCTCAACATTGTGACGATAATGAACAATTTGGCTCTCGAGGTGGAAGGGATATTGAAAATCAACTTCCCGACCCTGCACTAGTTCCTA ATGAAAGGAAAATGAATGATGAAGATAATGTATATAGAATTCTTGCTCTGGCTGCTATGAAAGATAAGTGGAGTGTTGCTGAAGTAATTTTAAGAAAGGATCCAAGCTTGGTTCGTCAAAAGATAACGGAATTTGGTGAAACACTACTTCAAATTGCAACATTAGCAGGAAGCACCGGATTTGTGCTAAAGCTAATGACTCTGATGGAACCAGATGACTTTGAACTGAAAACTAATGATGGGGATACGGCATTTAATTTTGCAGTAAATACAGGGTTCATTGAAATTGTTAAAGCAATGAGGGAAAGGAATAGCAATCTACCAAACATCCATGGTATGGATCCTGCCGGCCGTGCAATATTTCCAATCGGTGCGGCAGCTATTTATGGGCATAAAGCTATGGTATCATACCTTTTTGAGGTCACAAATCTTGACATGCTAAACCAAACAGAACGATTATCACTTCTTGAGATCACTACCTACAATGAGATGTACG ATGTAGcattaaaaatattcaacaagGAAAGAAAATTAACCACTCAAATGTTACAAGGAAATCTTAATGTCTTCAACATATTATCTCAGAAGTCCTTAGTTATCAGTAACCAACAAGGAAAGTTGAAGAGATCCATTGAAGGACCTTATAATTCTCCACTA CTTGTAGTGCTGAAATTGCTAAGTTTTTCAGGGGAAAGATATACACTGAAGAAACAAGGTGGTCTACTACTTGAGGAGCTCTGGGcagagtgtgaaagaagtggagAGAATAAGCTATTGGAGCTAGTAAGAAGAGAAAAATTGCTCCAATTTGCTGTAACAGCAGGAAATGTAGAGTTTTTAGCTGTGGTTATTCATAATCATCCTCGTCTCATATGGAACTTTTACCGAGAGTGGTCCATTTTCCATTATGCAGTTTTTCATAGACAGGAAAAAGTATTCAGTCTTATACACCAAACAGGAGGAATGAAAaacttttttcttcaaaaaaatgatACTAATGACAATAACATGCTGCATTTGGCTGGGAGGTTAGGATATTCGAACTTACATGATAAG GAGAAGATTGTGCCGTCATCGTTTCTCAGGGATTCTGGAGCAGCACTTCAGATGCAAAAAGAGATATTGTGGTTTAAG GAAGTGGAGAAACTTTTACCACCTTCACTCCAGAAGAGAAAAAACAAAGCTGGGAAAACCCCTAGGGAAGTATTCACAGAAGATCATAACCTACTGCTAAAAGAAGGGGAAAGGTGGATGAAAGACACGGCAAATTCTTGTATGATTGTTGCAACCTTGATCGCCACGATGGTTTTTGCTGCAGGCTTTACTGTGCCAGGTGGTAATAATAGTGATACTGGTATTCCAATATTGCTAGAATTCAATGGATTTAGGGTCTTCGTCATATCAGATGCGGTGGCACTATTCAGCTCAATCCTTTCCATCATTATGTTCTTGTCCATTCTGACATCTCGCTATGCTGAAGATGATTTTCTTGTGTCATTGCCTGCCAAGTTATTGTTCAGACTCACGACGCTGTTTGTCTTGATAGTTAGCATGCTCTTGGCGATTACAACAGcattctttttggtctatagtAATCATACGGATTGGGAGCCAAAGCTCATTGCTGCTTGTGCTGGTATTCCTGTAGCTTTATTTGGGTGTTTCCAGTATAAACTATGGTTTGATGTGGCAAAATCAACATATTGGTCCAAGTTTCTTTTTCGACCAGGAAAGTACAAGCTGTATTAA
- the LOC125848500 gene encoding ankyrin repeat-containing protein ITN1-like, with amino-acid sequence MESKFSHDIEPVAQDCENNEQFGSRDRRDIENQLPDSVLILNGMKVNYENVCEILWRAAVEDNWKLAEQILNKDPSFVRQTISDQLGTILHIAATTKSTRFVRELMKLIEVSELEVKNKYGNTAFSLAAGSGFIEIVKAMRGKNENLPNIRGYQERLPITTAAMNGYKAMVSYLFEVTKFDVIQQQERLDLLRLTTQNEMYDVALYILKKDRKLASKTLQESVSVLHILSGKSLVISNREENLKRFIEGGYSPVWRKFISLIFMARSQFITLLKLLQTSGVLPERYVPEKQAGLLLEELLAECKRSAKDKLSDVLINEGLIRWAAIAGNVEFLVLVIHSYPDLIDYLDQKGRTIFHLAVLLREEKILSLIHQIGGMKNFLLPRYDIDGNNIIHLAGRLGVTNYFDKDKIMPPSFLKVSGAALQMQREIMWFKEVEKLLPPSHHQMRNKAGKTPRELFTEEHKLLLKEGERWMKDTANSCMIVATLIATMVFAAGFTVPGGNNGNNGIPVLLKFNGFVVFVISDAVALFSSIISIIMFLSILTSRYAEDDFLVSLPAKLFFGLTALFVSIVSMLLAFTATFFLVYSNHTGWEPKLIAACAGIPVALFGCLQYKLWFDVAKSTYSSRFFLRPGKHKLF; translated from the exons ATGGAGAGCAAGTTTTCCCATGATATTGAACCAGTTGCTCAGGATTGTGAAAATAATGAACAATTTGGGTCTCGAGACAGAAGGGATATTGAAAATCAACTTCCCGACTCTGTACTAATTCTTA aTGGAATGAAAGTGAATTATGAAAATGTGTGTGAAATTCTTTGGCGGGCTGCTGTGGAAGATAATTGGAAGCTTGCTGAACAAATTTTAAACAAGGATCCAAGCTTTGTTCGTCAAACGATATCGGACCAACTTGGAACAATACTTCACATTGCAGCAACAACAAAAAGCACCCGATTTGTGCGAGAGCTAATGAAACTGATTGAAGTAAGTGAGTTggaagtgaaaaataaatacGGGAATACAGCTTTTTCTCTTGCAGCAGGGTCAGGGTTCATTGAAATTGTTAAAGCAATGAGGGGAAAAAATGAGAATCTACCGAACATCCGTGGTTACCAGGAAAGATTACCAATCACTACGGCAGCTATGAATGGGTATAAAGCTATGGTATCATACCTTTTTGAGGTCACAAAATTTGATGTGATACAACAACAAGAACGCTTAGACCTTCTTAGGCTCACTACCCAGAATGAGATGTATG ATGTAGCATTATATATACTTAAGAAGGACAGAAAATTAGCCAGTAAAACGTTACAAGAAAGTGTTAGTGTCTTACACATTCTATCTGGAAAGTCCTTAGTGATCAGTAACCGCGAAGAAAATTTGAAGAGATTCATTGAAGGAGGTTATTCTCCGGTTTGGAGAAAGTTTATTAGCTTGATTTTCATGGCCAGGAGTCAATTCATTACAT TGCTAAAATTGCTTCAAACTTCGGGGGTACTCCCAGAAAGATATGTACCGGAGAAACAAGCAGGTCTACTACTTGAGGAGCTATTGGCGGAGTGTAAAAGAAGTGCAAAGGATAAGCTATCGGACGTACTGATAAATGAAGGCTTGATCCGTTGGGCTGCAATAGCAGGAAATGTAGAGTTTTTAGTTCTGGTTATTCACAGTTATCCTGATCTTATAGACTACCTTGACCAAAAAGGCCGGACCATTTTCCATCTTGCGGTTTTACTTCGGGAGGAAAAAATCCTCAGTCTTATACATCAAATAGGAGGAATGAAAAACTTTCTTCTTCCAAGATATGATATCGATGGAAATAACATTATACATTTGGCTGGGAGGTTAGGGGTCacaaattattttgataag GACAAGATTATGCCGCCATCGTTTCTCAAGGTTTCTGGAGCAGCGCTTCAAATGCAAAGAGAGATAATGTGGTTCAAG GAAGTGGAGAAACTTTTACCACCTTCACACCACCAGATGAGAAACAAAGCTGGAAAAACGCCAAGGGAATTATTCACCGAAGAGCATAAGTTATTACTAAAAGAAGGGGAAAGGTGGATGAAAGACACTGCAAATTCTTGTATGATTGTAGCAACTTTGATTGCCACGATGGTTTTTGCTGCAGGCTTTACTGTGCCAGGTGGTAATAACGGCAATAATGGTATTCCAGTATTGCTAAAATTCAATGGATTTGTGGTCTTTGTCATATCAGATGCAGTGGCTCTATTCAGCTCAATCATTTCCATAATTATGTTCTTGTCCATTCTGACGTCTCGCTATGCTGAAGATGATTTTCTTGTGTCATTGCCTGCCAAGTTATTCTTCGGACTTACGGCGTTGTTTGTCTCAATAGTTAGCATGCTCTTGGCGTTTACAGCAACCTTCTTTTTGGTCTACAGTAATCATACGGGTTGGGAGCCAAAGCTCATTGCTGCCTGTGCTGGTATTCCTGTAGCTTTATTTGGGTGTTTACAGTATAAACTATGGTTTGATGTGGCAAAATCGACATATTCGTCCAGGTTCTTTCTTAGGCCAGGAAAGCACAAACTCTTTTAA